Part of the Lynx canadensis isolate LIC74 chromosome E3, mLynCan4.pri.v2, whole genome shotgun sequence genome is shown below.
AAGTCGAAACTTAGGTGGCAACTATCCAGAAAAGCTTTCAACAAGAGATAGTCACAATCAGAAGGACAACACAAAGTcaaaagagaaggagagcgaAAATAATCCCGGAGATGGTAAAGGaaacaaacataagaaacataggaaaagaagaaagggggaagagagTGAAGGCTTTCTAAACCCCGAGTTATTAGAAACTTCTAGGAAATCAAGAGAACCTACaagcagtgaagaaaataaaacagactcaTTGTTTGTTCTCCCAAGTAGAGATGATGCTACACCTGTTAGAGATGAACCAATGGATGCAGAATCCATCACTTTCAAGTCGGTGTCTGAAAAAGacaagagggagaaagataaaCCAAAAGCAAAAGGTGACAAGACCAAACGGAAAAATGATGGGTCTACTGtgtccaaaaaagaaaatgttgcaaAACCTGCTAAGGGACCCCAAGAAAAACTAGACGGAGAGCGTGAAAAATCTCCTCGATCTGAACCTCCACTTAAAAAAGCCAAAGAGGAGACTCCAAAGACTGATAATGCTAAATCATCATCTTCCTCCCAAAAAGATGAAAAGACCATTGGTACCCCCAGAAAAGCTCACTCTAAATCAGCAAAAGAACACCAAGAGACAAAACCAGTCAAAGAGGAAAAAGTGAAGAAGGATTACCCCAAAGACGTCAAATCAGAAAAGCTGACTAATAAGGAAGAAAAGGCCAAGAAGCCTAGTGAGAAAAGTAAGCCACCTGAtagcaagggagaaaaaagaaaaagaaaaactgaagagaaaagtGTAGAGAAAGATTTTGAGTCCTCTTCAACGAAAGTCTCTAAACTGGAAATGACTGAAATAGTGAAACCATCACCAAAGCGCAAAATGGAACCTGATATTGAAAAAATGGATAGGACCcctgagaaagacaaaatttCATCATCAACTGCCCCAGCCAAAAAAATTAAGCTCAACAGAGAAACTGGTAAAAAAATTGGGAGTACAGAAAATGTATCTAATACGAAAGAACCCTCTGAAAAATTGGAGTCAGCATCTAGCAAAGTTAAACAAGAAAAAGTCAAAGGAAAGGTCAGACGAAAAGTAGCTGGAGCTGAGGGATCCAGCTCAACTCTTGTGGATTATACAAGGTATCTGATTATGGGTGGTTGGGTATGGATGTTCGTTTTCGGAAAgagtttcctttaattttatccatgtttatgcttttaaaatgtaaccTATAAATTAAGCAGGGGTTAGGtttgggacacctaggtggctcagtcatttgagcatccagctcttggtttgagctcaggttgtgatcccagggtggtgggattgagtcccatgttgggaaagagaaggcctggagcctgcttaagattctctctctctctccccttctgcccctccctcccgctcgctcgctcttaaaaagaaaaaaaagaagggtttaGTCTGGTTTACTCCTATCTTTAAAGAAAGGAGTTGAAGTAAGTAGATTTTGTGAGCCAGCATTTATTAATCCTGTctttaaatcatttaatctctATTAGAGTAGGGTAATTgggttttgagaattaaaaggaCGCTTATGTTTAAGTTATTAGCGTTTATGTATTTATCAGTGTttaggggaacctgagtggctcagtcagctaagtgtctgactcgaggtctgctcaggtcatgatctcttggttcatgaggtcaagccctatgtcgggctctgcagtgataactcagagcctgcttgggattctcttgctctgccccttccctgcacatgCCGTGCACacaggctctctcaaaataaatatttttaaaactcttatttaTCAGTTTTTAGTAATAGCAGATTTTTCATTAacaacattttaattctttttagcACGAGCTCAACTGGAGGCAGTCCTGTGcggaaatctgaagaaaaaacagatacaaaACGGACTGTCATTAAAACTATGGAAGAGTATAATAATGACAATACAGCTCCTGCTGAAGACGTTATTATTATGATTCAGGTTCCTCAGTCCAAATGGGATAAAGATGACTTTGAATCTGAGGAAGAAGATGTTAAGGCCACACAGCCTATGTCAAGTGTAGGAAAACCCGCCAGTGTTATAAAAAATGTTAGCACTAAACCGTTAAATACAGTCAAGTATACTGAAAAAGAAAGTGAGTCGTCAGAGAAAATTCAGAAACTCACCAAGGAAGTTAGCCATGAAATTATACagcatgagatcaagagttcaaAAAACTCTGCATCCAGTGAAAAGGGGAAAGCCAAAGATCGAGATCATTCGGTGTTGGAGAAGGAAAACCCcgaaaagaggaaaaacagcactcagccagagaaagagagtaaCTTGGACCGTCTGAGTGaaccaggaaattttaaaagtctgtctCAATCTTCCAAAGAGACAAGAACTTCAGAAAAGCATGATTCCGTTCGAGGTTCCTCGACTAAAGACTTCACTCCcaacagagataaaaaaacaGACTATGACAACAGAGAGTACTCGAGTTCCAAACGTAGAGACGAAAGGAATGAATTAACAAGAAGGAAAGACTCCCCTTCTCGAAGTAAAGATTCTGCATCTGGACAGAAAACTAAgccaagggaggagagagatTTGCCTAAAAAAGGAACAGGAGATTCCAAAAAGAGCAATTCTAGTCCCTCCAGAGACAAAAAACCTCATGATCACAAAGCCACTTATGATACGAAACGCTCGACTGAAGAGACAAAATCTGTAGATAAAAATCCTTGTAAAGATCGTGAGAAGCACACGTTAGAAGCAAGGAACAATAAAGAATCGGGTGGCAACAAATTACTGTATGTGCTTAACCCACCAGACCCGCAGATTGAAAAGGAGCAAGTTACTGGGCAGACTGACAAGAGCGCTGTCAAGCCTAAGCCACAGTTAAGCCACTCCTCCCGACTTTCCTCCGACTTAACTAGGGAAACTGATGAAGCTGCTTTTGAACCAGACTATAATGAAAGTGACAGTGAAAGCAACATATCTGTAAAAGAGGAGGAAACTTCGGGAAAGATTGCTAAGGAACTGAAAGATAAAGTCGTGGAGAAAGCAAAAGACAGCCTGGACACGGCAGCAGCCAGCCAGGTCGGCACTGCCAGGAGCCAGAGTCCAAGCAGCCCTAGTGTTAGTCCAAGCAGAAGTCATAGCCCTTCTGGCAGCCGGACCCGGAGCCACAGCAGTAGTGCCAGCTCCGCAGAGAGTCAGGAcagcaagaagaagaagaagaagaaggaaaagaagaagcacaagaaacacaaaaaacacaagaagcatAAGAAGCATGCAGGCACTGAAGGAGAGTtggaaaaaagccaaaaacacaaacacaagaaaaagaagtcaaagaagagcaaagataaagaaaaggagaaggagaaagatgacCAAAAAGCGAAATCTGTCCCTGTATAAAgggacagattttaaaaattgacttaatTACTAAGTCATCTGTATTAAATTTTGTTATAATGTAAAGAGATTCAAGCCTTGTAAATAATGATATGGAAGACCCTGTGCTGCACTTAAAATATTGCTGcttgattatttgatttttacatCAGAGCTTTATAACACGAACTTTTGTACAGAATTGTGAGTTGTGACCATGTAACATGAGAGGTTTTGCTAGGGCCTATTATTTTTAACCACCATTAATTAGTTGGGGTGGAGTTTACTGTACTGTGAAATtttcacatttgaatttttttaattgcctggcAAAAGCTGATATCAGTTCTAAAATATCAGCAGAAtgatttgctgaattcattacAACCCCGTTATGTCACTTTTTGATTACAATAAAAGTTTTCAGTAAACTTTTCAAATGTCGAATAATTGCATTACTTGAAGAAAGTctgttctgtctctgcccccctcccgtttcctcatttaaaatacCCTTGAGCCTGTAGCATAAGCTGAACTGAGTGTACAAAATTAGGAAGCAAACATGGTGGATAGACTTCCATCAGTGGGCTGGTAGTGGATGGCCAGAAATAAGAAATCAGGATTAACTGGAGTTCTGggtgggaaaaaaatctaaaagggCCTTAAACATATAAAGTAATTACAAGTTTGGACTTGCATTTTAGCCATGAGGAATTGTGATTTGTTTACATGGTCATGTATTTTTCTGGAAACCCTGATAAAGGAGTATGAAACTCATTGATGAGTTGTCAGCTAGAGAGCACACACCGGTGAGCCTCTAAGGCCTACTTGGTTTGCCTGGTTGACAAAAGCAAGCTGCAGTAGGTCCGGGAGCACTAGGTTAGACTCTGATGGGCTCTTCCTTTGTGTCTGCCGATCAGGAAGTATTGTAGGCAATGAAAAGCTATCGAAAGGTTTTGGGGGGGTTGGGGTAAGAATAGAAACAAGGCAGCACGAACAGGGATCAAGACGACAGCTgctaggaggaggagaaaaaagatcaGCTCCGGTCTGAGGTTGGCCCTGGAGTACCACTGGACTGTGATCATGGAACAGGAAAGGATTTACATTAGCAGCAACTTGCTTCTGTTAACCTCGTGTCTCTGTGCCTTGTCGGGATTTCCAGACTCTGCCATGTGGATAGTAATGCAGACATACATACTTCAttgaatgtgttttttaatgcagcatttaatattcaaagaaaaattaatgtggGTGACACATGTTAAACAGCATCATTCAGAACTGAGTTAAGTTTATTGAATGCTTCTCAAAAGTAAGTTTGTTAAAATAAGTTAAACCCAACTTTCCTTTAAAGGGCTCCATCACTGGGGATGAGGATGTCTGTTCTGCCcgctcccagccccacccccacaacaCATACTGCTGTTTCTACTTTCAGATACTCCAACTAGGCTACCCTCTTAACTCTTACTGTAAATCAGGACCCCAGATCTAGATCATATCTCCCCCATTCATTGAGGATTTTAGCACCCAGAACTCTTCAGCATAAATTTCATCATGTGAGGTCAGTTTGTTTACCAAGCCTCTGGTCTTTGATTTTAATCtcagctgacttttttttaactgcGGTGCACTCGTATGACAGTTTTCCAGAATTCCTCATCTGTGATGATTCTGCTCATGAGTTGAAACCAGTATTTCATAGATAGCCTGGTCTTCCAGCTCCATCCTCAACTTAGGCCCGAGGTTTTAACTTTTCTCTTACTCTTTCTACTGTCTGTGGTTACCTAAGCCCTGCCATTTCCACACGACATTCCCCAAACCTGTCCCCTCTTCCCCATCTTCCTGTTCTAAAACAGTGGAACTCCCAAACCTAAACAAGGGTGCTGAATGGGGTGTTTAGCGAAATTAAAGGCTTGAGAGAAATGTTAAGGAATGACTGCCAGGCACTGTAAGGTGCTTGTGTCtatttgattcttaaaaattCTAGTGGCTTTTGATGTCTGATACCCCTTTGAGGAGGAAATTCCACTGCCTATGAAGCTGCAGGCCAACCTTGGGTGCTCAAACCTCAGTGCCTAACTAGTCCAACTACCCCGCCATGGGGCAGAGTTGGGCAACATGGAAGGCCCAGCTAGAAAGTTGGGCAACATGGAAGGCCCAACCAGAAACCCCTAGTTTTGCTGGTCCCCAGAAAGTCCACATTCTGTCTCCTTACCTAATGCACTCAGCTGTTTTAATCTGGCTGGAATTTTCTTCCGCCTCTGCCCGTCTCATAATTTCCTATTCATTGTTCAAGAGTTAGCTTGCCCTTTTTGAACTACTCCCTCGCAGTACCTGCCCGCCCACCCCGGTGCACACCTGGGATACAGTGGCATCGCTGAATACGCTGTGGTGACACTCCAGTTGTTTTCTATGGGTTTTGATCGTCTTCCTCACGGGACTGAGAGTCTCGAAAGGAATGTGTGGTTTATATTCCAGAAGCCAAACCACGCCTTGCACATAATGTTTGATAAgacaaagtaactttttttttttttttagattgaagTTAAATTTTGCAATCTTCCTGGAAACCAGCGATGTGTCAACATTTGTaagggaggaaaataatttttgagctACTACAGATTGGGAAGATAGTAGCCTTCCAATAACCAGCTGCCTCACTGTGCCAAGGATATTGCAAAGCCTTACAATCAGAGGCCTAAGAATAACTCCTTTGCTAGTCTCAGCATGCCAAATGAAGAGTGCTAAGTCCCCTCCGAAATGTTTAATCCTAGGATTTCAGAGAAAGCCAGTTAATGGTTTATTCATTCCGATTTGTGCAAGTGTCCCCATCTGTCTTGTCCACTTTTTCCTGTCTTTAACTCCTTCAATGAATGCTGTTCTTATTGTACAAAACTACACAGAACAAAACCTCTGATTTGGAGCATGCTCGCTCTTCTTTAAGTCCTTTTATATTACTGCTATTTACGTAAGCCAGCTTCAGCTGGTCTCTTACTTTAACAAAGCCTTGCTAATACATAGGTATGTATAGATAGTGTGCCCtactttttctatttatgtatcCTAAATACATCCTTTGGCATTAACATTTTTCatcaacatttttaagaattgtaatcatgaaagaaataaagtaagCCACTTAAATCCTTGATAAAGGGTAGTGTGGCACTGGTATATGTGGATAACAGTACACACTAATAAAAATGGGGTTACCAGGAGTGTTCAGAGATTTCATGAGAATTCTTTTCAGCAATGTAGTCTCAACACTTCATCAAGGCTTCTCTTTGTTATAggcttttgagattatttttaagatCATGTTAAAAGGACTTGTAAAGAATAGCTATTGCTAatttgaaggggggaaaaaaagccattgCTAATTTATGCATTTCTAAAAAACTAATGGTGGGTGAACAGTGATCCCGTATTAGAACCAACACCAGAATGAATCTTGCCTTCCCACATAGAAATGTAGCTACGTAGTCATTTGCTATGAAGTTGGCTTGGCCAGTGTGGATCTTTTtcaatttagtttttcatttttaaagtcttcAGTACTAAGAGATACTAGTAAAAGAGTGGACATTCACTGAAAAttcaaaatagtttctttttgtagAAACATTGACACTGTAGattttttgatattataaataCGTTTTAACCTAGGCTTAATAACACACAAGGAAATATGGTAGACTGATTCCTTTTCATGTCCTGAAACTTAAAACTAATAAATTGGATgaaggatgcctggctggctcaattggtggagcatgcaacttgatctctgcgttgtgagttagagccccacgttgggtggagGGATTActttaagtaaaacttaaaaacaaattggaTGAAAAgtgaacataggagaaaattgTATCAGTGCTAGAACCCAGGGAAAGGAtgggaggagcagacagaaatGGGGGAACTTTGCCACAAtgccacattttaaaagttgtgtttttgtttgttttttgtttttgttttcaaactaaAGACAGATGCCCAGAATTCTCTTCCTTGACAAAGCAGATGGCCTTTTGGGAAGTGCAAATAGAAGATCTTGAGCATTATGAATGCTTCATAATCGGGAGGGACAATGGTAGGTTATGGAGCATATGAGGACTACTCTCTCTGTGGTCATTTTAATATGGGAATTGCACAAAGGAACCCTGAAACCTAGGCTGCAACGTTGATGGGGATAGGAGAAGATTCCACCCGAAACCAGATTGGCTGTATGTGGACTCATTGCCAGGAAGGGGGTTAGACCACAGAGGCCTCATTCCCCCGGCTATTACAAGTTGGGGTTAAAAACCAAAGATACACAATTTTCACCTCATGATAATATTGGTACTAGAATAGGTAGATCAGAGGAATTGAGTAAAActccagaaattgacccacataAGTAAGTAATAACAGTTGCAgcataaataaatgtgaaaaagatcAATTTTTCAGTAAGTAGCTTTGAGAGAGCTGGATTaccattttgagaaaaaaattttcacaTCTTAAAATTCTAGATGGattaaataaatatccaaaattttattttactaccCAACCTGAGTATTGGTCAGTTTTCCTTTTTCGAGGATCTTTGATAGTTTAggtctttatttttcaaactgaCCGGTCACCTGGAAACCCAAGATCTTCCCCAAAATTTCTGATAATACTTGTGAGATGTGGTTTATTGTAGTTGGCTCCTTTCTGACTCCCTGATGTCTATTCCTGGTGCTGATTCTTCTCTTCAGATCTCACTACAGTAGAGTCTCAAGTCTTCATAAGTTTTGTGACATTTCCCTCAGAATACATCACACCCTCTCATCTCCCTGTGTCCAGTGTCAttacttcttttctctcctaCACCATCAGCTCTTCCTCTTTCAAGGTATTTTTCTGAGGCAAGAAACCATCGCCCTGTGATGAATTATGCCATTAGAGAGCAGAGGACGCTGCTGGCATTTCTTTAGAATAGCAATGCCTTTCTTCcctgtacaatttttaaaaattacaaactcAACTAttgtacagaaatacaaatggccaattgACATTTGAAAAGGTTAAATGTCACTGGCAATAAAAACACCAGTGAGATGAAGTTCCTCTGCCTTCAGGTATTTAGAGTTGCCTGCAAGTCCCAAACCAACCCAATTCTCCCTTGTCTCAACCCCTTGGCATTTCCACCAGCATTTGTCCCGTGGTTAATGTTTCACTAAGTTTGCTTAGATCGTAATACACATCCTCAGTTTACAGGCTTTtaaattctgtgtttatttctgacaAAGTCCTTgcatagtttttaaaagtcttcaagTTCTTCAAGACCTAAAACACCAGAgtctcctgcccccacccactaCACCCTGACTCCAGACTCCAGCTCTTCAGATGCAATCAGTTCCAactcttctttctttgaaaacaaaacagaaacacttgAACATAAAAagtcttgatttttcagtttcaaGTATTAGCTACTACTGACTCtagcccctccccatcccccccccaagTCTCTTCTCCCATCCTCTAAATAAAAGTTCTCATCTGGACTGAATTGAAATGCTATGGACATTCTTAGGCCTTTACATCTGTACTTCAAAATCAAATCATTTGGTATATTAGGATTCTTTTTCCTGTAAAATTTTGGTTTCCCCAGAATTAATAActggcttattttaaaaagtgtttcatttCCTAAAGATTACTCAAAAAATGTAAACCTCTTCCTCAGTATATTCAAATAAATCAAGTGGTCTTTTAGTTCATCTTTTTTCGTGTGATACGTCTCCTATGAAAATTGGTTGTCCTCTAGGCCAGCCACACAGCTATGACCCTGCAAGCTTCTTTACTACCATCCTGGGAATTttcctcaccctctccctgcaATGGATCTTTGtgtcttccattctgtgtctttctctttccaggTTTTCTGCCTTATTTGCGGCGAAGGGCACATTCTCTGGTAGATTCTTGAGAAAGGCTGCGTGAAAAGGTAAGTTTTTTGAGAGCCTGTAACATCACGAATGTTCTGACTCCACCCCCACACCTGATTTATGGTTTGAGTCAAGAATTGTAGGTTGCAAGTTATTTTCACTCATACTTGCAAGCATTTCTCATAATCTAGCTTCTAGCATTGCCGAGAAGGAGTTCAAAGCCATTGTGATTCCCGATCCGTTTTTGTGATATCCTTTGAAGCaaagggctggaactcacaaaccttgagatcttgacctgagctgaaaccaggagtcaggtgctcaaccaactgagccacccaagcaaccccACTTTGGCGGTATTTCTAATCTTTGTCTAACCCAAATTCAAAAAGCTCCTCCcagattttcttctaaaaactttATAACTTTGGGTTTGCACTTAGATTGATGATCCAGTTTTTAataccagctttattgagatctaTTTCACATACCATAAAGTTTACCCCTTTGTCGTATAAtcgtatacagttcagtggttttgaGGGTATTCACGGAGTTGTGTGACTATTACCACCATCTAATTAGAACACTCTCATAACCCTGAAAAGGAACCCCTTACCCATCGGTCATTCCCCATTCCCTCCTCACCTCAActcctggcaactactgatctacCTTCTGCCTCCATGGATTTGCCTTTATGGACATTTcgtataaattgaatcatacagtatgtggtcttttgtctctggcttctttcgctGAGCATAacgttttcagggttcatccgtgttgtagtaTGTGTCAGTATCCCATTCTTTTCTGTGACGGAACAATAATCCACTGTGGCTCTACCATCACTTGATGTGCGTTTGACTTGTTTCCCCTTTTcggctattatgaacaatgtgGCTaggaacattcatgtacaagttttccTGTGGTtgtgtattttcagttttcaatcctataaatggaattgatggatcatatgcCAAATGGTTCCCAAAACAGctctatctttttatttatttatttatttatttatttttcaacgtttatttatttttgggacagagagagacagagcatgaacgggggaggagcagagagagagggagacacagaatcggaaacaggctccaggctccgagccatcagcccagagcctgacgcggggctcgaactcacggaccgcgagatcgtgacctggctgaagtcggacgcttaaccgactgcgccacccaggcgcccctctgagagTTATTTGTAATGGCTGTTGTGttttgtcaaaaaatttttttggcatctattgaaataattgtgtgggttttcttttctagtcATCATGTGAATTACATTGATTAAATGTTAAATTGACCTTATATAGCTGGAATAAACCCCACTGGATCATTATGTGGTAGCCCTTTCATATGatattaaattcaatttaataaaactttgttaagaattttttcatctttttaagaGGTATATTCATTTTTAGTTATGTTCCTTGTACTGTGTTTGTCTGAATTTGATATCTGAGCAGTGCTGACTTTGTAGAATTCATTGGGAAATATTTCTccttcaattttctggaagagcTGGTATagaatttgaattatttcttccttaagaatttggtacaggggtgtctgggtggttcagtctgttatgcatctgactcttgatttcatctcaggtcatgatctcatggttatgagatagagccccacccacgtcaggctctgctgagcgcggagcctgcttgggattctctctctctctctctctctctctctctctctctctctctctctctatgttccttccttccccaccccccacacacattctctctctttctctctgtcacataaataaataaacattttttttaaagaacttggtAGAATTACTcagtgaagtcatctggccctgtaGTTTCTCTTACTGAAAAGATTTTAAGTgcaatttcaatttctttaatagacatAACACTTATCCAAGTTATCTATCTATTCTTGAGTGAGCTTTGACACTTTGTGTCTTTCCAGGCACTTTCCTACTTTATCAAAGTTGTCAAGTTCATCAACATAAAGTTACCCATAATATCTTCTTCTTATCCTTTTTAATATTCATAGAGTCTGGAGTAGTGTTATCTTTCTCACTCCTGATATTGGTAGCTTGTGTCTTGTCCTTTTTTCTCCCTGACAAGTGTGGCTAGAAGTTTATTAATTGTATTGATCTGTTAACAttggcttttggtttcattgattttgctGTATTATCTTTTAGTTGTCTATTTTGTAAATGTctgttctaattttatatttcctttcttctgcttactctgtgctttatttgcttttatttttttctcctaatttcttAAGGCAATAGCGGAAGTTATTGAGTTgaggtctttcttttcttttcttttcttttttaacatttatttatttttgagagacagagagagacagagcagtagtcagggagggatagagagagagggagacacagaatctgaagcaggttccagctctgagctgtcagcacagagcctgatgtggggcttgaactcacaagccgtgagatcatgacctgagctgaagtcagatgcttaactgactgagccacccaggtgccccgaggtctTTCTTTTCTCGTATAGGCATTTAGTGTCACAGATTTCCATTTAAATACCATCTTAGCTTCATCTaacatttttgttacattttaattagCACTCAGTTCAaaattctagtttcttttttgatttttcttttcacccatgggttatttagaagtatgttatttagtttccaaatatttagagatttttcAGATATGTTActgattttgtaaattttttaatgtttatttatttttgagacagagagagagagcaggggaggagcagagagagagggagacacagaatctgaagcaggctccaggctgcaggctctgagctgtcagcacagagcccgatgcagggctcaaacccacggattgtgacatcatgacctaagccaaagtcagatgcttaactgactgagccaaccaggctccccaaTATATGTTACtgatgttatgttatgttatgttatgttatgttatgttattttattttttaaatttacatccaaattagttagcatatagtgcaacaatgatttcaggagtagattccttagtgccccttacccatttagctcatcccccctcccatacccctccagtaaccctcagtgtCTTCTCCatatataagagtctcttatgttttgtccccctccctgtttttatattatttttgcttcccttcccttgtgttcatctgttctgtgtcttaaagtcctcatatgagtgaagtcgtacgatatttgtctttctgactaattttgcttagcataataccctctagttccatccatgtagttgcaaatggcaagatttcattctttttgattgccgagtaatactccattgtatatatatgccacatcttctttattcattcttccatcGATGGTCATTTTggcctttccatactttggctatggaacaatatttgttcttcctatccaggaacatggaatatttttccgtttttttgtgtgtcttattcaatttctttcataagctttctatagtttttagtgtatagattgttcacctctttggttagatttcttcctaggtattttatggtttttgcaattataaatgggatcgattccttgatttctctttcttcattgttgatgtataggaatgcaaccaatttctgtgcgttgattttatatcctgcaactttgctgaattcatgaatcagttctagcagctttttggtggaatcttttgggttttcca
Proteins encoded:
- the RBBP6 gene encoding E3 ubiquitin-protein ligase RBBP6 isoform X2; this encodes MSCVHYKFSSKLNYDTVTFDGLHISLCDLKKQIMGREKLKAADCDLQITNAQTKEEYTDDNALIPKNSSVIVRRIPIGGVKSTSKTYVISRTEPVMGTSKAIDDSSASISLAQLTKTANLAEANASEEDKIKAMMSQSGHEYDPINYMKKPLGPPPPSYTCFRCGKPGHYIKNCPTNGDKNFESGPRIKKSTGIPRSFMMEVKDPNMKGAMLTNTGKYAIPTIDAEAYAIGKKEKPPFLPEEPSSSSEEDDPIPDELLCLICKDIMTDAVVIPCCGNSYCDECIRTALLESDDHTCPTCHQNDVSPDALIANKFLRQAVNNFKNETGYTKRLRKQLPPPQPAIPPPRPLIQRNLQPLMRSPISRQQDPLMIPVTSSTHPAPSISSLTSNQSSLAPPVPGNSSSTPAPVPDITATVSISVHSEKPDGPFRDSDNKILPAAALASEHSKGTSSIAITALMEEKGYQVPVLGTPSLLGQSLLHGQLIPTTGPVRINTARPGGGRPGWEHSNKLGYLVSPPQQIRRGERSCYRSINRGRHHSERSQRTQGPSLPATPVFVPVPPPPLYPPPPHTLPLPPGVPPPQFSPQFPPGQPPPAGYSVPPPGFPPAPANLSTPWVSSGVQTAHSNTIPTTQAPPLSREEFYREQRRLKEESKSPYSGSSYSRSSYTYSKSRSGSTRSRSYSRSFSRSHSRSYSRSPPYPRRGRGKSRNYRSRSRSHGYHRSRSRSPPYRRYHSRSRSPQAFRGQSPNKRNVPQGETEREYFNRYREVPPPYDMKAYYGRSVDFRDPFEKERYREWERKYREWYEKYYKGYAAGAQPRPSANRENFSPERFLPLNIRNSPFTRGRREDYAGGQSHRSRNLGGNYPEKLSTRDSHNQKDNTKSKEKESENNPGDGKGNKHKKHRKRRKGEESEGFLNPELLETSRKSREPTSSEENKTDSLFVLPSRDDATPVRDEPMDAESITFKSVSEKDKREKDKPKAKGDKTKRKNDGSTVSKKENVAKPAKGPQEKLDGEREKSPRSEPPLKKAKEETPKTDNAKSSSSSQKDEKTIGTPRKAHSKSAKEHQETKPVKEEKVKKDYPKDVKSEKLTNKEEKAKKPSEKSKPPDSKGEKRKRKTEEKSVEKDFESSSTKVSKLEMTEIVKPSPKRKMEPDIEKMDRTPEKDKISSSTAPAKKIKLNRETGKKIGSTENVSNTKEPSEKLESASSKVKQEKVKGKVRRKVAGAEGSSSTLVDYTSTSSTGGSPVRKSEEKTDTKRTVIKTMEEYNNDNTAPAEDVIIMIQVPQSKWDKDDFESEEEDVKATQPMSSVGKPASVIKNVSTKPLNTVKYTEKESESSEKIQKLTKEVSHEIIQHEIKSSKNSASSEKGKAKDRDHSVLEKENPEKRKNSTQPEKESNLDRLSEPGNFKSLSQSSKETRTSEKHDSVRGSSTKDFTPNRDKKTDYDNREYSSSKRRDERNELTRRKDSPSRSKDSASGQKTKPREERDLPKKGTGDSKKSNSSPSRDKKPHDHKATYDTKRSTEETKSVDKNPCKDREKHTLEARNNKESGGNKLLYVLNPPDPQIEKEQVTGQTDKSAVKPKPQLSHSSRLSSDLTRETDEAAFEPDYNESDSESNISVKEEETSGKIAKELKDKVVEKAKDSLDTAAASQVGTARSQSPSSPSVSPSRSHSPSGSRTRSHSSSASSAESQDSKKKKKKKEKKKHKKHKKHKKHKKHAGTEGELEKSQKHKHKKKKSKKSKDKEKEKEKDDQKAKSVPV